A single region of the Gossypium arboreum isolate Shixiya-1 chromosome 12, ASM2569848v2, whole genome shotgun sequence genome encodes:
- the LOC108460395 gene encoding uncharacterized protein LOC108460395 → MGRLTSTVEIPERRRQSDRENGRYTSESDGSPDYRRRRRSPSYEAYERDHQSRKGSQQRNPSGSSEYRNPRRRSPVESPERRRRFDGQNGRYASESDDSVDYRRRRRSPSYDVYDRDQPRNRHRSESPGDENPRRRNPAHDGTLNSLPKKFGKNRSYLDRDYRNGKHSESESDEELKGLNFEEYRRLKRQKMRKALRFCIWENTPSPPRNDGDDLEDKGDEISEKYGEDNGDGKSDSDKEREKTSNKRVKSKSESENSGSSESESESETESDDSRSRRRKKGSSSKTKSRKSKRRSRKTSSYSDSESDESECESDDEEDSKQRRKSRRKGSRRNRNSKKSSTRKRSRKKSRYSDSNESASERETDESDVSKSSDDRVKSKKRKSSSNSRSRKSKKRRGSETDSQASDSDKSSDSGVDAKSKTMVDEPKIAEINAAEALMFKEMIEAQKKPALDNEPMVGPAPLPRAEGHISYGGALRPGEGDAIAQYVQQGKRIPRRGEVGLSAEEIQKFESLGFVMSGSRHQRMNAIRIRKENQVYSAEDKRALAMFNYEEKAKREHKVMADLQRLVQRHIGQDVGPTHNPFAGKDGADA, encoded by the coding sequence ATGGGCCGCCTGACATCCACGGTCGAAATTCCGGAACGGAGACGCCAATCTGATCGGGAAAACGGCCGGTACACATCTGAATCCGATGGTTCCCCCGACTACCGCCGCCGTCGCCGTAGCCCTAGCTACGAAGCCTATGAACGCGACCACCAGAGCCGCAAAGGTAGCCAACAGCGTAACCCTTCTGGTTCATCTGAATACAGGAACCCTAGAAGACGAAGCCCTGTCGAAAGTCCTGAAAGAAGACGGCGTTTTGACGGCCAAAATGGTCGCTACGCATCCGAATCGGATGATTCTGTTGATTACCGCCGTCGTCGCCGCAGTCCCAGTTACGACGTCTACGACCGCGACCAACCTCGAAACCGCCACCGTTCGGAGTCGCCTGGAGACGAAAATCCTAGAAGGCGGAACCCTGCACATGACGGAACCCTAAACTCTCTGCCCAAGAAATTCGGCAAGAATCGCAGCTATCTGGACCGGGATTATCGGAACGGAAAACATTCAGAGTCCGAATCGGACGAGGAGTTGAAAGGATTGAACTTTGAAGAGTATAGGAGGCTGAAGAGACAGAAGATGAGAAAGGCCTTGAGATTCTGTATTTGGGAGAATACGCCGAGTCCGCCGAGGAATGATGGCGATGATTTGGAGGATAAAGGTGATGAAATTTCGGAGAAGTACGGTGAGGATAACGGGGATGGGAAGAGCGACTCAGATAAAGAAAGGGAGAAGACAAGCAATAAGAGAGTCAAATCCAAGTCTGAGTCTGAAAATTCTGGAAGTAGCGAATCAGAGAGCGAGTCAGAAACTGAATCAGATGATTCAAGGTCTCGGAGGAGGAAGAAGGGGTCGAGTTCTAAAACTAAAAGTAGGAAAAGCAAACGTAGGAGTAGGAAAACATCGTCGTACAGTGATAGCGAATCTGATGAGAGCGAGTGTGAATCTGATGATGAGGAAGATAGCAAGCAGAGAAGGAAGTCGAGGAGAAAGGGGAGTAGGCGAAATAGGAATAGCAAGAAAAGCAGTACAAGGAAAAGAAGCAGGAAGAAGAGTAGGTATAGTGATTCCAATGAGAGCGCAAGTGAAAGGGAAACTGATGAATCTGATGTGAGTAAATCTTCTGATGATCGTGTCAAGTCAAAGAAGCGGAAAAGCTCTTCAAATTCGAGGTCTAGGAAGAGTAAGAAAAGGAGAGGATCAGAAACTGATAGCCAAGCTTCAGATTCTGATAAGAGCTCGGATTCTGGAGTTGATGCCAAGAGTAAAACAATGGTAGATGAGCCTAAGATAGCTGAAATTAATGCTGCTGAGGCTCTTATGTTTAAAGAAATGATAGAGGCTCAGAAGAAACCTGCATTGGATAATGAGCCTATGGTTGGCCCAGCACCATTGCCAAGAGCTGAGGGACATATAAGTTATGGTGGTGCTTTGAGGCCTGGTGAAGGTGATGCCATTGCACAATATGTTCAACAGGGTAAGCGTATCCCACGAAGAGGTGAAGTCGGTCTTTCTGCTGAGGAGATTCAGAAGTTCGAGAGCCTTGGGTTTGTGATGAGTGGTAGCAGACATCAGAGAATGAATGCCATTCGTATTAGGAAAGAAAACCAGGTTTACAGTGCAGAGGACAAGAGGGCATTGGCTATGTTTAACTATGAAGAGAAAGCAAAACGTGAGCACAAGGTTATGGCTGATTTGCAACGACTGGTGCAGCGTCATATTGGGCAGGATGTTGGTCCTACTCACAACCCTTTTGCTGGAAAGGATGGGGCTGATGCTTGA
- the LOC108460396 gene encoding photosystem I reaction center subunit II, chloroplastic-like yields MAMATQAGLFTPTITTSKSLAPWKPASSFSFATSSKSLNFSVAQRTIRAAAADEEASSAAATKEAPVGFTPPELDPNTPSPIFGGSTGGLLRKAQVEEFYVITWDSPKEQIFEMPTGGAAIMRQGPNLLKLARKEQCLALGTRLRSKYKIKYQFYRVFPNGEVQYLHPKDGVYPEKVNPGRQGVGQNFRSIGKNVSPIEVKFTGKQVYDL; encoded by the coding sequence ATGGCCATGGCAACTCAAGCAGGTCTCTTCACCCCCACAATCACCACCTCAAAATCTTTGGCCCCATGGAAACCAGCCTCATCATTTTCCTTTGCTACCTCTTCCAAGTCCCTCAACTTCTCCGTGGCTCAAAGAACCATTAGAGCTGCAGCTGCTGATGAGGAAGCATCATCTGCTGCCGCCACAAAGGAAGCTCCGGTTGGTTTCACCCCTCCGGAATTGGACCCCAACACCCCATCACCCATCTTCGGAGGAAGCACTGGAGGACTGCTTAGAAAGGCTCAAGTCGAAGAATTCTACGTCATCACATGGGATTCACCCAAAGAACAAATATTTGAGATGCCGACTGGTGGGGCGGCCATCATGAGGCAAGGACCTAACTTGCTCAAGTTGGCGAGGAAAGAGCAGTGTTTGGCACTGGGTACTAGGCTGAGGTCTAAGTACAAGATCAAGTACCAATTTTACAGGGTTTTCCCTAATGGTGAGGTTCAATACCTTCACCCCAAAGATGGGGTTTACCCTGAGAAAGTGAACCCAGGTCGTCAAGGAGTGGGCCAGAATTTCAGGTCTATTGGGAAGAATGTCAGTCCAATTGAAGTTAAGTTCACTGGGAAACAAGTTTATGATTTGTAA
- the LOC108460264 gene encoding protein TIME FOR COFFEE-like, whose translation MERNREGRRSNIAQSNGLHKRRQRNNNIQDGEMEMQETARLRERTSKRDRERDLSNRSKRRRSNKVVLRESDKREDGEESTEESSGGEEEEEEENETEQQQKQLSSRKISPSARISGQATHLKATDEMMMSFPVPRKARSASVKRSHENWVAGNGGFVDEHNHLRGSVSPARRSVESDRVSPSSSNGSVRKKMKTNRPKTRLPKATKSSSSAQEDIEIEIAEVLYGLMKQSHSSKKEDSAGNPSSKLESEDANVFSTDIKTSSSPQIASSALSQSQTTVLKDPLTGLASNKSKIEVVGSPTPLKVENEQQAEMGICSPKKGQILGLNAAISDNGVAKTAPVVMESWENAMLIKQGDPKPSAVEEPNSVDRAVTKEKSVTTKKESANLGVDYLNPTATEPVSAMTIVESQLEEIDLMASPMASSPVKDGCADIMSNPNYKFQDAEWKVETLVKDEAKVVEKEMKAEDSKGKKMDTTNEKRELLNLNLEKPDQAASDCCTFELGQKPQLSKVGISKVMQTASSSSVPVPNGLPPLGYMPPFQTFLPMDASVGSSMALQPFRFLLSQPRPKRCVMHHYIAQNIQSHQQYAKMNHFLPPQSGSVSLSGGKPSNLNVAPPAETLILGNPLVSLSPTLEKSKVAASFPSLTRKDKISECSKDATKKKQVVVQQASQPVSTGTLKHGPAFIFPLSQYQTTANPSGPSHSATSTGKASLTDNSTLGISTSSTVLQGVAGAVSFNYPNLAANQAPYLTILQNNGYPFSISAPVGNPSAIRGGTPSQSLPFFNGPFHSSQMFHPQLQQQQARSQPLVQPAYQNTVPSSGSSSSHKQPESQQPRGGQVCGNNFLSSTSMHSQQLQEHNVLSSNQSRKMEQEMSAERPIANSQKKVHSQNPPLPHQPLNFAFVPSASVGGGGVDLVPTQAFAMSFASTGNNKASNLNFSSMAQNPAILHSLPELARQGYQVAPAPQVAQQKNHQISDGKSGSSSTSKDDGKKASSGKSHTTNGQTYFFDNSARSLNFVSSTVTGNWTPCSITSTTVAISPPVVANTSNSHQQLLQLQKQHMVQQHHQQPATASRSKIQTTNTMPASSIAAKFSSNATIYTQTVPQSNPAAQSTPWKNSARTPASPATNVKTFPQQPLRPPQGQTQISFGVNTKSVLSPKAQEIPTAASLHRL comes from the exons ATGGAGAGAAATAGAGAAGGAAGAAGATCGAACATAGCTCAGTCAAACGGGTTGCATAAACGTCGTCAACGGAATAATAATATCC AAGATGGAGAGATGGAGATGCAAGAAACGGCGAGGTTAAGAGAGAGAACGAGTAAGAGAGATAGAGAGCGAGATTTGTCGAATCGGAGCAAGCGTAGGCGGTCGAATAAGGTGGTTTTACGTGAAAGCGATAAGAGAGAAGACGGAGAAGAAAGTACGGAGGAGAGTTCAGgtggtgaagaagaagaagaagaagaaaacgaAACCGAGCAGCAGCAGAAGCAGCTCAGTAGCCGTAAAATCTCACCTTCTGCTAGAATTTCTGGGCAGGCGACTCATTTGAAGGCCACCGATGAAATGATGATGAGTTTTCCGGTTCCCAGAAAAGCTCGCTCAG cttCAGTGAAAAGGTCACATGAGAATTGGGTGGCTGGAAATGGTGGTTTCGTCGATGAACATAACCATCTGCGAGGTTCGGTGTCACCGGCTCGTCGGAGCGTTGAGTCTGACCGTGTTTCACCGTCTTCATCAAATGGTTCAGTCAGGAAGAAGATG AAGACGAATCGACCCAAGACTCGGCTTCCAAAGGCGACCAAGTCTTCGAGCTCAGCTCAAGAGGATATTGAGATTGAAATTGCAGAGGTTCTTTACGGATTGATGAAGCAATCGCATAGCTCCAAGAAGGAAGATAGCGCTGGAAACCCTTCTTCAAAGCTTGAATCTGAAGATGCGAATGTTTTCTCTACGGATATTAAGACCTCTTCTTCTCCTCAGATTGCAAGCTCTGCACTCAGCCAATCCCAGACAACAGTTTTAAAGGATCCATTAACTGGCCTTG CCTCAAACAAGAGCAAAATTGAAGTTGTGGGTTCTCCAACTCCACTGAAAGTTGAGAATGAACAGCAGGCAGAAATGGGAATTTGTTCACCAAAAAAGGGTCAAATTTTGGGACTTAATGCTGCAATTTCTGATAATGGCGTTGCAAAAACTGCACCAGTGGTAATGGAGTCATGGGAGAATGCAATGTTGATTAAGCAAGGAGATCCGAAACCATCTGCTGTAGAAGAACCGAATTCTGTAGATAGAGCTGTGACCAAGGAAAAATCAGTTACGACCAAAAAGGAATCTGCTAATTTGGGTGTTGATTATCTGAATCCCACCGCGACTGAACC AGTATCAGCAATGACAATTGTGGAAAGCCAGCTTGAAGAGATCGATTTGATG GCTTCTCCTATGGCATCATCTCCAGTAAAGGATGGCTGTGCGGATATAATGTCCAATCCTAATTACAAGTTTCAGGATGCAGAATGG AAGGTGGAGACCTTGGTCAAGGATGAAGCAAAGGTTGTGGAGAAAGAAATGAAAGCAGAAGATAGTAAAGGCAAGAAGATGGATACAACTAATGAGAAACGAGAGTTGTTGAACCTTAATTTGGAGAAGCCGGATCAAGCTGCTAGTGATTGTTGTACATTTGAGCTAGGTCAAAAGCCACAGCTATCTAAAGTTGGCATTTCTAAAGTGATGCAAACAG CTTCATCTAGTTCAGTGCCTGTGCCAAATGGTCTGCCACCACTGGG GTATATGCCTCCCTTCCAGACATTTCTGCCTATGGATGCAAGTGTCGGATCATCCATGGCATTGCAG CCCTTTCGTTTCTTGCTTTCCCAACCTCGGCCTAAAAGATGTGTCATGCATCACTACATTGCTCAAAACATACAATCACACCAGCAGTATGCAAAAATGAACCATTTTTTGCCACCACAGAGTGGTTCTGTTTCTCTTTCTGGGGGCAAGCCCAGCAATCTCAATGTGGCACCACCTGCAGAAACTTTGATTCTTGGAAATCCATTAGTGAGTCTAAGCCCTACCTTGGAGAAAAGTAAGGTTGCAGCAAGCTTTCCTAGTCTTACCAGGAAAGATAAAATCTCTGAATGCTCAAAGGACGCGACAAAGAAGAAGCAGGTTGTGGTTCAACAGGCTTCCCAACCGGTATCTACTGGTACCTTGAAG CATGGCCCTGCTTTCATATTCCCTTTGAGTCAGTATCAAACAACTGCAAATCCATCTGGCCCTTCTCATTCTGCTACCTCAACTGGCAAAGCATCCTTGACTGATAATTCAACACTTGGAATTTCGACTAGCTCTACAGTGTTACAAGGAGTAGCAGGAGCTGTGAGCTTTAATTACCCAAATTTGGCTGCTAACCAGGCTCCGTACTTGACTATATTACAGAACAATGGTTATCCTTTTTCTATCTCTGCACCGGTCGGAAACCCATCAGCAATTAGAGGAGGAACCCCCAGTCAGTCGTTGCCTTTCTTTAATGGGCCTTTCCATTCTTCTCAGATGTTCCATCCTCAACTTCAACAGCAGCAAGCTCGCTCTCAGCCTCTGGTTCAACCAGCTTATCAAAATACAGTCCCATCAAGTGGTTCATCGTCATCCCACAAGCAACCAGAAAGTCAGCAACCACGGGGTGGACAAGTTTGTGGCAACAATTTTTTGAGCTCAACAAGCATGCATTCGCAGCAGCTTCAGGAGCATAATGTTCTTTCATCCAATCAATCTCGTAAAATGGAGCAGGAGATGAGTGCAGAGCGTCCAATTGCGAACTCCCAGAAAAAAGTTCATTCCCAGAACCCACCTCTTCCTCATCAGCCGCTCAACTTTGCCTTCGTACCCTCTGCATCAGTTGGTGGAGGCGGAGTTGATCTTGTCCCTACTCAAGCATTTGCCATGTCATTTGCGTCCACTGGAAACAACAAAGCTTCAAATCTTAACTTCTCATCTATGGCACAAAACCCTGCAATTTTGCATAGCCTACCTGAGTTGGCTCGGCAAGGATACCAAGTTGCACCTGCACCACAAGTTGCACAGCAGAAGAATCACCAAATATCTGATGGGAAGAGTGGATCTAGTTCGACCAGTAAGGATGATGGAAAAAAGGCAAGTTCAGGGAAGTCGCATACAACAAATGGTCAGACATATTTTTTTGACAATTCAGCTAGATCTTTGAATTTTGTATCCTCTACCGTCACGGGAAACTGGACTCCGTGCTCCATTACCTCCACTACAGTAGCCATAAGTCCTCCCGTTGTTGCTAATACATCAAATTCCCATCAACAGCTGCTTCAACTTCAGAAGCAGCACATGGTGCAACAACATCATCAGCAACCTGCTACAGCTTCTCGAAGCAAAATTCAGACAACCAACACCATGCCTGCATCTTCGATTGCTGCTAAATTTTCTAGCAATGCTACCATATACACGCAAACTGTTCCCCAAAGCAACCCTGCTGCACAATCAACCCCATGGAAAAACTCAGCTAGAACCCCAGCTTCCCCTGCTACCAATGTTAAAACTTTTCCCCAGCAACCATTGAGGCCTCCACAAGGCCAAACACAAATATCGTTTGGGGTAAATACCAAGTCCGTGTTATCGCCTAAGGCACAAGAAATACCTACAGCAGCCAGTCTGCATCGCCTATGA